From Cotesia glomerata isolate CgM1 linkage group LG2, MPM_Cglom_v2.3, whole genome shotgun sequence, a single genomic window includes:
- the LOC123259749 gene encoding uncharacterized protein LOC123259749 isoform X1 — MEVDAVVEMFSRSEEKHGVKYVKYIGDGDSKTFKGILNIDPYKSNPVVIKKECVGHVQKRMGSRLRKAKKENSGIGGKGAGKLTDKVITQLSAYYGLAIRRHSESVEDMKREIWATYLHKISIDKKPQHMNCPPGPDSWCKWQKAAAEGTEDDFHHENPPLTDKVWNPMGLLLGATQ, encoded by the exons ATGGAAGTTGACGCAGTGGTGGAAATGTTTAGTAGATCCGAAGAAAAGCATGGAGTAAAATATGTGAAGTATATCGGAGATGGCGACTCAAAGACTTTTAAAGGTATTCTTAATATAGATCCTTACAAAAGTAACCctgttgttattaaaaaagaatgtGTTGGACACGTCCAAAAACGTATGGGATCGCGTCTCCGGAaggcaaaaaaagaaaatagtgGAATTGGTGGTAAGGGTGCTGGTAAATTGACTGATAAAGTAATCACTCAGTTGTCTGCGTACTACGGATTAGCTATCCGTCGTCATTCTGAATCCGTTGAAGATATGAAACGAGAAATATGGGCCACGTACttgcataaaatttcaattgataAGAAGCCTCAGCACATGAATTGCCCTCCTGGACCAGACAGCTGGTGCAAGTGGCAGAAAGCAGCGGCCGAAGGAACTGAGGATGACTTTCACCATGAAAATCCACCTCTAACTGATAag GTCTGGAATCCCATGGGTTTGCTGTTAGGCGCAACGCAGTAA
- the LOC123259749 gene encoding uncharacterized protein LOC123259749 isoform X2, with the protein MATQRLLKVQKRMGSRLRKAKKENSGIGGKGAGKLTDKVITQLSAYYGLAIRRHSESVEDMKREIWATYLHKISIDKKPQHMNCPPGPDSWCKWQKAAAEGTEDDFHHENPPLTDKVWNPMGLLLGATQ; encoded by the exons ATGGCGACTCAAAGACTTTTAAAG GTCCAAAAACGTATGGGATCGCGTCTCCGGAaggcaaaaaaagaaaatagtgGAATTGGTGGTAAGGGTGCTGGTAAATTGACTGATAAAGTAATCACTCAGTTGTCTGCGTACTACGGATTAGCTATCCGTCGTCATTCTGAATCCGTTGAAGATATGAAACGAGAAATATGGGCCACGTACttgcataaaatttcaattgataAGAAGCCTCAGCACATGAATTGCCCTCCTGGACCAGACAGCTGGTGCAAGTGGCAGAAAGCAGCGGCCGAAGGAACTGAGGATGACTTTCACCATGAAAATCCACCTCTAACTGATAag GTCTGGAATCCCATGGGTTTGCTGTTAGGCGCAACGCAGTAA